The DNA segment AAGCAATCTGGTCGGCGGTCGCGGTGCGCCGCTGGTGGCTGGTCGCCGATTAGCGTTTGCGTCCCTCGCTGCAAGCAGGGCAATCGCGGCCCGCAGCTCCGCGACCGGCGCCCTAGAAGTGGAAGACGCGCACGGCGCGGATCAGCGCGCCGTCCCATTCGACCAGTTCGAGCGCCTGCGCCGGATGGTCGGCGTCCAGGTTGGAATGGCGGCGGTACTCGATCGCGGCGCGGTTGCCGGACTCCGTGACGGAGACAGCTCGAAGCGCAGCGCGGTGAAGCGCCTGAGGCGTCCGCCGCGCAGCTGCGAGGTCAGCGCCGGCGCGGAATCACGGGCAGGCTCAGGTAAGAGGCGAAATTGCACTCGTGCATCACGCTTTGCAGCGCCGGACGCATCTCGGCGTCGGTGAACAGCTCGTGCCCGGTGTTAGGATTGCGGTCGAAGCGCGGGAAATTCGACGAGCTCACCTCCAGGCGCACGCGATGGCCGGCCTTGAACACGTTAGCCGTCGCCCACATGTCGATCTTGAACTCGTACACCTTGCCCGGGACCATCAGCTTCGGCTCCGACTGCGATTCGCGCACGCGCGCGCGGATAATCCCGTCAGTCAGATTGCGCGCGAAGCCGCAGGGGCCGACGTCCACCAGCTTGGCAGTGAAGTCGGTGTCGGGCGCCGACGACGACGCGTACAGGGTCAGCGACACCGGGCCGATCACTTCGAGGTCCTCGGCGAGCGGCTCGGTGGAGTACACCAGCACGTCGGCGCGATGCTCGACCGCGCTTTGATCCATCGCGCCGCCCATCAGCGCGTTGGCGTAGCAGCAGAGCCCGCCGCCCGCGGTCGGCACCGGGTCGAGCGGATTGTAGAGGAAGGAGTCCGCCGGCTCGTTGCCGGGCGGCTCGGTCGCGAGCGCGCCGTCGCCCATCGCGCCGTTGGCCCTACCGCGGCTGTGCAGGTAGTAGCGGCGGCTCTCGGCGCCGGGCACCGGCCATTCCTTCTCCTCGCGCCATTCGTTTACGCCCATCACGAACAGCTTGACCGGCGCCTCCTTGTCGACGCCGTTGTCGATGCCCTTGAGCCAGCGATCGAAAAAGCGCAGCTGCGCGCCGTCGTAGTCGATCGCAACCGGCCCCGAGCGGAAGCCGTAATCGAACTGGCCGACCAGGCTCGAGAAGGGCAGCGTATGGTGCCAGGGACCGACCAGCAGGCGCTGGCCGGCGCGGGCCTCGG comes from the Candidatus Binataceae bacterium genome and includes:
- a CDS encoding CocE/NonD family hydrolase produces the protein MARIIVDKDIEIPMRDGCVLKADLYRPDGPEKLPVLLNRTPYDKSFPPITLNTLDVMRAARAGYNVVVQDCRGLFASQGTFRCFLDEARDGYDTIEWLGRQPWSNGSVGTFGASYMGATQWLAATRRPPSLKAMVPSITASDYHDGWVYQGGAFELFFSVSWLMITLGLTRLMRERAENPKAAEELSALMESIDVMRQKMEAMPLREFPLFRVGAPYFFDWLDHPYYDDYWRALCIEEQHDKVGVPALNVGGWHDIFMGGTLRNYVGMRARGASAEARAGQRLLVGPWHHTLPFSSLVGQFDYGFRSGPVAIDYDGAQLRFFDRWLKGIDNGVDKEAPVKLFVMGVNEWREEKEWPVPGAESRRYYLHSRGRANGAMGDGALATEPPGNEPADSFLYNPLDPVPTAGGGLCCYANALMGGAMDQSAVEHRADVLVYSTEPLAEDLEVIGPVSLTLYASSSAPDTDFTAKLVDVGPCGFARNLTDGIIRARVRESQSEPKLMVPGKVYEFKIDMWATANVFKAGHRVRLEVSSSNFPRFDRNPNTGHELFTDAEMRPALQSVMHECNFASYLSLPVIPRRR